A stretch of Paenibacillus mucilaginosus 3016 DNA encodes these proteins:
- a CDS encoding carbohydrate ABC transporter permease gives MNRAAGPAIQAASGLKKKRGAFLKRWDAPIAGYLFIMPWLIGFIGLTAYPMLLSLYYSFTDYTLMEPVQWVGFRNYERIFTIDEKFAQSVKVTFLYVLASVPLKLIAALAVALILNKAVRGISAYRTAIYFPSLIGGSIAVSLLWRNIFGVDGFFNSVLALFGIEGRGWITNPDTALWSLILLTVWQFGSSMVIFLAGLKQIPKDLYEASSVDGASRWMQFRKITLPMLSPTLYFNLVMGIINAFQMFTSAFVITNGGPMNSTMVYAMYLYERAFSSYQLGYASALAWVMLLMIVAVSVTVAATSKYWVFYEGEAGGRKGA, from the coding sequence ATGAACCGTGCTGCAGGTCCGGCCATCCAGGCCGCTTCCGGCCTCAAGAAAAAACGCGGGGCGTTCCTGAAGCGCTGGGACGCTCCGATTGCGGGCTATCTGTTCATCATGCCATGGCTGATCGGTTTTATCGGGCTGACCGCCTATCCGATGCTGCTGTCCCTGTATTACTCCTTCACCGACTATACGCTGATGGAGCCGGTCCAGTGGGTGGGCTTCCGCAACTATGAGCGGATCTTCACCATCGACGAGAAGTTCGCGCAGTCCGTAAAAGTAACGTTCCTCTATGTGCTCGCTTCCGTTCCGCTGAAGCTGATCGCGGCGCTGGCCGTAGCCTTGATCCTGAACAAGGCGGTACGCGGTATATCCGCTTACCGGACGGCGATTTACTTCCCTTCGCTCATCGGGGGCAGCATCGCGGTGTCGCTGCTGTGGCGCAACATTTTTGGCGTCGACGGCTTCTTCAACAGCGTACTGGCGCTCTTCGGCATCGAAGGCCGGGGCTGGATCACGAACCCGGATACCGCGCTCTGGTCGCTCATTCTGCTCACGGTGTGGCAGTTCGGCTCCTCGATGGTCATCTTCCTGGCCGGGCTGAAGCAGATTCCGAAGGACCTGTACGAAGCTTCTTCGGTGGACGGCGCGAGCCGGTGGATGCAGTTCCGGAAGATCACGCTTCCGATGCTCTCCCCGACGCTGTACTTCAATCTCGTGATGGGGATCATCAATGCGTTCCAGATGTTCACCTCAGCCTTCGTCATCACGAACGGCGGTCCGATGAACTCTACCATGGTGTACGCGATGTATCTGTATGAGCGGGCGTTCAGCTCCTACCAGCTCGGCTATGCGTCGGCTCTGGCGTGGGTTATGCTGCTGATGATCGTCGCCGTCTCGGTGACGGTGGCGGCCACGTCCAAATACTGGGTGTTCTACGAAGGCGAAGCCGGGGGGAGGAAGGGCGCATGA
- a CDS encoding carbohydrate ABC transporter permease → MKNVARHAFMILFSLIMVYPVIWWIGASLKSNSELSSPNLFPAKPKWSNFTDGWYSVPGHSFTEFYVNTFSLEIAVLIATLLSSTLVAFGFGRLDFPLKRFWFSLLMLTLMLPGQVLIIPQYAMFHQLGWVNTYLPFVVPHLLAGGAGGTFFVFLLVQFVRGIPRELDESAKMDGCSWFGIYLRIIMPLMKPAIVTVTIFCFLWNWDDFLGHLLYLNSVDKYTVGLAIRMINDSQAGQQWGQLLAMSLVSIVPATLLFMFLQRYFVEGIATSGIKG, encoded by the coding sequence ATGAAGAACGTCGCACGGCATGCTTTTATGATTCTTTTCAGCCTGATCATGGTGTATCCGGTGATCTGGTGGATCGGCGCCTCGCTCAAGTCGAACAGCGAGCTGAGCTCGCCGAATCTCTTCCCGGCCAAGCCGAAGTGGAGCAACTTCACGGACGGCTGGTACTCCGTGCCGGGGCACTCCTTCACCGAGTTCTATGTGAACACGTTCAGCCTGGAGATTGCGGTGCTGATCGCTACGCTGCTCTCCAGCACACTCGTCGCGTTCGGCTTCGGACGGCTTGATTTTCCGCTGAAGCGGTTCTGGTTCTCGCTGCTCATGCTGACGCTGATGCTCCCCGGCCAGGTGCTCATCATCCCGCAGTATGCGATGTTCCACCAGCTCGGCTGGGTGAACACGTACCTTCCGTTCGTCGTACCGCATCTGCTGGCGGGCGGGGCCGGCGGCACCTTCTTCGTCTTCCTGCTTGTGCAGTTCGTGCGGGGGATACCAAGAGAGCTGGACGAATCGGCCAAAATGGACGGCTGCTCCTGGTTCGGCATCTACCTGCGGATCATCATGCCGCTGATGAAGCCGGCGATCGTGACCGTCACGATCTTCTGCTTCCTGTGGAACTGGGACGACTTCCTCGGCCACCTGCTCTATCTGAACTCGGTCGATAAATACACGGTAGGTCTGGCGATCCGGATGATCAACGATTCCCAGGCGGGCCAGCAGTGGGGTCAGCTCCTGGCGATGTCCCTGGTCTCGATCGTGCCGGCGACCCTGCTGTTCATGTTCCTGCAGCGGTATTTTGTGGAAGGCATTGCAACCTCGGGGATTAAGGGCTAA
- a CDS encoding cache domain-containing sensor histidine kinase has protein sequence MTNPFKQYRVDRLFFRSFAALIIAVLAITAVASFRISSKELATTTSYYQQQLLGELNNEIAARLVTVEQISLSTSRDGELISFLAERRDDFERLQQSKKVAQTLANLTYSIPLIQGIDLYMDRPVMGDPKNYIQFRDLSQAPGEVWFEAMKSNDYAWSSEHSIPSVQGDVPVLSFSRNIMTTDSRKLGVLIIHVKADTIRAILAGHSEEANRVMLDDSGSPLLKSGNIPLEAIPSGWLDPAQKESGYARMKTGPQSADTLLVYSKSPDTHWTIVEVTPWSRISAGSYRLAEVIALIGVAAVVLTLLLTHWLSRQFTKPIKLLLSAMGSYTPGRQKSELPEDYRNEFGVLFSGYRKQNERIEELYLSLQRRYELQRQAEIEALQANINPHFLYNTLDQLNWMAIAAGQGGMSRILELMGRMFRIGLSNGSSFISIGDELLHVESYLEIQQLRWGSGLEYEIDVPSELKTLYIPKLTLQPFIENSVTHGFHGRREGRILLSLSLGSGIITIRIEDNGCGLRGKAEDRPQRPTGGYGIRNVRERLLGYFGEGFGVTLEDREEGGTRVTVRIPELPQPPVTERPAEP, from the coding sequence ATGACCAATCCGTTCAAACAATACCGGGTCGACCGGTTGTTCTTTCGCAGCTTCGCGGCACTGATCATCGCCGTGCTGGCCATTACAGCGGTTGCCAGCTTCCGGATCTCGTCCAAGGAGCTGGCGACGACCACTTCGTATTATCAGCAGCAGCTGCTGGGGGAGCTCAACAATGAGATTGCCGCCCGGCTCGTGACGGTCGAGCAGATCTCGCTGTCGACCTCCCGGGACGGTGAGCTGATCTCGTTCCTGGCCGAGCGGCGGGACGACTTCGAGCGGCTGCAGCAGTCGAAGAAGGTGGCCCAGACTCTGGCCAATCTCACATACTCCATCCCGCTAATCCAGGGGATCGACCTCTATATGGACCGTCCGGTGATGGGCGACCCGAAGAATTACATCCAGTTCCGGGACTTGTCGCAGGCGCCGGGGGAAGTGTGGTTCGAGGCGATGAAGAGCAACGATTACGCCTGGTCTTCCGAGCATTCGATTCCGAGCGTGCAGGGCGACGTGCCCGTGCTCAGCTTCTCCCGGAACATTATGACGACGGACAGCCGGAAGCTCGGCGTCCTGATCATTCACGTGAAGGCGGATACGATCCGGGCGATCCTTGCCGGCCATTCGGAGGAGGCGAACCGGGTTATGCTGGACGACAGCGGCAGCCCGCTGCTGAAGTCAGGGAATATTCCCCTGGAAGCGATCCCCTCCGGCTGGCTGGACCCGGCGCAGAAGGAGTCGGGGTACGCCCGCATGAAGACCGGCCCGCAGTCCGCCGATACGCTGCTCGTGTACTCGAAGTCGCCGGACACGCACTGGACGATCGTGGAGGTGACGCCCTGGAGCCGCATCTCGGCCGGCAGCTACCGCCTCGCGGAGGTGATCGCTCTGATCGGCGTGGCGGCGGTCGTCCTGACGCTGCTGCTCACCCACTGGCTGAGCAGACAGTTCACGAAGCCGATCAAGCTGCTCCTCTCGGCGATGGGCTCCTACACGCCGGGACGCCAGAAGTCCGAGCTGCCGGAGGATTACCGCAACGAGTTCGGCGTGCTGTTCTCCGGCTACCGCAAGCAGAACGAGCGGATCGAAGAGCTGTACCTCTCGCTGCAGCGCCGTTACGAGCTGCAGCGGCAGGCTGAGATTGAGGCGCTGCAGGCCAATATCAATCCCCACTTCCTGTACAACACGCTGGACCAGCTGAACTGGATGGCGATTGCGGCAGGGCAGGGCGGGATGAGCCGAATCCTGGAGCTGATGGGCCGGATGTTCCGGATCGGGCTGTCGAACGGCAGCAGCTTCATCTCCATCGGCGACGAGCTCCTGCATGTCGAGAGCTACCTGGAGATCCAGCAGCTGCGCTGGGGCAGCGGCCTGGAGTATGAGATCGATGTGCCGTCCGAGCTCAAGACGCTCTACATCCCGAAGCTTACGCTGCAGCCTTTTATCGAGAATTCGGTCACCCATGGATTCCACGGCCGGCGCGAAGGTCGGATCTTGCTGAGCCTGTCCCTTGGCAGCGGCATCATTACGATCCGGATCGAGGATAACGGCTGCGGACTCCGCGGGAAGGCGGAGGACCGGCCTCAGCGGCCGACCGGGGGCTATGGCATCCGCAACGTCAGAGAACGGCTGCTCGGCTACTTCGGCGAAGGCTTCGGGGTCACGCTGGAGGACCGGGAGGAGGGGGGCACCCGGGTAACGGTCCGCATTCCCGAGCTGCCCCAGCCTCCGGTGACCGAGCGACCGGCTGAACCGTAA
- a CDS encoding ABC transporter substrate-binding protein: protein MLKWKRSLHVLLVGALAGSLAACSSGAGTNTGGNGSGAAAAGDGKVKLRIMWWGSAERHDATKAVLDLYTKQHPNVTFEPEFSGMDGYLDKLSTQAASNNAPDIFQLDPGWISDWAARSQLAPLTPEVDLAKVDPKVLSGGQAGGKQVAVPLGSVAYGMIYDKAALDKVGIAAPKDGWTWDDFFAMAKETKGKLPKGQYFTKDFAGDYFAYSAYQYSKGKGTIITNDGKFNLDRESFLEWTNQFAELRKEGIVPPADLNASDKEFDPTMDLMVSGKIIFRLSFSNNYGAWDSLKKGAYALVTMPRGKEAGGWLKPSMFFGVSAHSKNAEEAKKFVNWFVNDPEAGKILKTVRGLPVNKDIAASLESVMSETDKIGLALLHATQKDGQTYTPGAKGWTNFIDKDWPLVRDQLSFGKLSPEAAFDQLKKSAQNYEK, encoded by the coding sequence ATGTTGAAATGGAAACGTTCTCTACACGTACTGCTCGTCGGAGCGCTCGCCGGCTCTCTCGCGGCTTGCAGCAGCGGGGCCGGCACGAACACCGGAGGAAACGGCAGCGGAGCCGCAGCGGCAGGAGACGGCAAAGTGAAGCTGCGCATCATGTGGTGGGGCTCGGCGGAGCGCCACGATGCGACGAAAGCGGTGCTCGACTTATACACGAAGCAGCATCCGAATGTAACCTTCGAGCCGGAGTTCTCCGGGATGGACGGCTATCTGGACAAGCTGTCCACGCAGGCGGCGTCGAACAATGCGCCGGATATATTCCAGCTGGATCCGGGCTGGATCTCGGACTGGGCGGCGCGAAGCCAGCTGGCGCCACTGACGCCGGAGGTCGATCTCGCCAAGGTGGACCCGAAGGTGCTCTCGGGAGGGCAGGCCGGCGGCAAGCAGGTGGCCGTGCCGCTCGGGTCCGTCGCCTACGGCATGATCTACGACAAGGCCGCACTCGACAAGGTGGGCATTGCCGCTCCGAAGGACGGCTGGACCTGGGACGATTTCTTCGCGATGGCGAAGGAAACCAAAGGCAAGCTGCCGAAGGGCCAATACTTCACGAAGGACTTTGCCGGCGACTACTTTGCTTACAGCGCCTACCAGTACAGCAAGGGCAAAGGAACGATCATTACGAACGACGGCAAGTTCAATCTCGACCGGGAGTCTTTCCTCGAGTGGACGAACCAGTTCGCCGAGCTCCGCAAGGAAGGGATCGTTCCGCCGGCGGATCTCAATGCGTCGGATAAGGAATTCGACCCGACGATGGACCTGATGGTGTCGGGCAAAATCATTTTCCGCCTGAGCTTCTCCAACAACTACGGAGCCTGGGACAGTCTGAAGAAAGGCGCCTACGCTCTCGTGACAATGCCGCGCGGGAAGGAAGCCGGCGGCTGGCTGAAGCCTTCGATGTTCTTCGGCGTCTCCGCCCACTCGAAGAACGCGGAGGAGGCCAAGAAGTTCGTGAACTGGTTCGTGAACGATCCGGAGGCCGGCAAAATTCTGAAGACGGTCCGCGGCCTTCCGGTGAACAAGGACATCGCCGCTTCTCTGGAATCGGTCATGAGCGAGACGGACAAGATCGGTCTGGCGCTGCTGCACGCCACGCAGAAGGACGGACAGACCTACACGCCGGGCGCGAAGGGATGGACGAACTTCATCGACAAGGATTGGCCGCTGGTCCGCGACCAGCTCAGCTTCGGCAAGCTGTCGCCGGAGGCCGCCTTCGATCAGCTGAAGAAGAGCGCGCAGAACTACGAGAAATAA
- a CDS encoding response regulator transcription factor, which yields MWKIAIIDDDRNVLEGMKRAIPWEELDSEWAGEALNGEEGLHMIHSHDPDIVITDIYMPVMNGLEMIEKLRERDFHGKVIILSGYSDFEYARQALRLNVSDYLSKPVSIPTLKTILAKVIEELKEEEQRSRQEELEQKLAVYEPFIQKEWVKSAAAGTLDSFYHQEGMLPPAYRFWTEREHVVVGIDVVRDFRASEVSLTDWNLFRFAISNIACEIARDLFAAFEYTDLHSTRSALVIHPQMGEGAEQVQQRLESLGTRLIDCVSSYLKLVIRVGVGTVKAHWPDIPDSTEEAFRAIDLREERMAPGYELYGSGGAGKSGVLPVQMRPVKFYLELAGAIKSSQLQQAHGIVDEYMRQLEERGDLTPGDLQMLAGELWGIFAYTLYETGQVLDDLFAGGQIAKEKAGLTKPGQLAGWLKEKISVICSSRELKGSGKHRKAVEFMVGYIHEHYAEDITLGELADKLLISRNYLAIIFKNVTGEAFNSYLARVRIEKARELLLERNMLVYEVAEKVGYKNVPYFSTLFKKFTGMNPTELVK from the coding sequence ATGTGGAAGATCGCGATTATTGATGATGACCGGAATGTGCTGGAAGGGATGAAGAGAGCCATCCCCTGGGAGGAGCTCGATTCCGAGTGGGCGGGGGAAGCCCTGAACGGCGAGGAAGGGCTTCACATGATCCACTCCCACGACCCGGATATCGTCATTACCGATATCTATATGCCGGTCATGAACGGGCTCGAGATGATCGAGAAGCTGCGGGAGCGGGATTTTCACGGCAAGGTCATTATTCTGAGCGGGTATTCCGACTTCGAGTACGCCCGGCAGGCGCTGCGGCTGAACGTCAGCGATTATTTGTCGAAGCCGGTCAGCATCCCGACGCTGAAGACCATTCTGGCCAAAGTCATCGAGGAGCTGAAGGAGGAAGAGCAGCGGAGCCGGCAGGAGGAGCTGGAGCAGAAGCTGGCGGTCTATGAGCCCTTCATCCAGAAGGAATGGGTGAAGTCCGCCGCCGCCGGCACGCTCGACAGCTTCTATCACCAGGAGGGGATGCTTCCGCCGGCGTACCGCTTCTGGACGGAGCGGGAGCATGTGGTTGTCGGGATCGACGTCGTCCGCGACTTCCGCGCGAGCGAGGTCTCGCTCACCGACTGGAACCTGTTCCGCTTTGCGATCAGCAATATCGCTTGTGAGATCGCGCGGGATCTGTTCGCCGCGTTTGAGTATACGGACCTGCACAGCACCCGCTCGGCGCTGGTTATTCATCCGCAGATGGGGGAGGGGGCGGAGCAGGTGCAGCAGCGCCTTGAGAGCCTCGGCACACGGCTGATCGACTGCGTCAGCAGCTATCTCAAGCTCGTGATCCGCGTGGGAGTCGGGACCGTCAAGGCGCATTGGCCCGACATTCCCGACTCGACGGAGGAAGCCTTCCGGGCCATCGACCTGCGGGAAGAACGGATGGCGCCGGGATATGAGCTGTATGGCAGCGGCGGAGCCGGGAAGAGCGGCGTGCTGCCGGTGCAGATGCGGCCGGTGAAGTTCTACCTGGAGCTGGCCGGGGCGATCAAGAGCTCCCAGCTCCAGCAGGCACATGGGATCGTGGACGAATATATGCGTCAGCTGGAGGAACGGGGAGACCTCACCCCCGGCGATCTGCAGATGCTGGCGGGCGAGCTGTGGGGCATTTTTGCATATACCCTGTACGAGACCGGCCAAGTGCTCGACGACCTGTTCGCGGGCGGGCAGATCGCCAAGGAGAAGGCCGGACTTACGAAGCCGGGGCAGCTGGCCGGGTGGCTCAAAGAAAAAATCTCCGTGATCTGCTCGAGCCGGGAGCTGAAGGGCAGCGGAAAACACCGCAAGGCGGTCGAATTCATGGTAGGCTATATTCATGAGCATTATGCCGAGGATATCACGCTGGGAGAGCTGGCGGACAAGCTGCTCATCTCGCGGAACTACCTGGCGATCATCTTCAAGAATGTGACCGGCGAAGCCTTCAACTCCTATCTGGCGCGTGTCCGGATCGAGAAGGCGAGGGAGCTGCTTCTGGAGAGAAACATGCTCGTGTACGAAGTGGCGGAGAAGGTCGGATACAAGAACGTGCCGTATTTCAGCACGCTCTTCAAGAAGTTCACCGGCATGAATCCGACGGAATTGGTCAAGTAA
- a CDS encoding NAD(P)-dependent alcohol dehydrogenase: MKMAEHELPKTMKAAVMHRTRSIVIEEVPLPEIGPHEVLVKVMAVGICGSDLHYYSHGRIGPYVMEGPFILGHECAGDVAAVGSAVSRFAAGDRVAVEPGVTCGRCEACKAGRYNLCPGVEFLATPPYDGAFVQYIKIREDFLFPIPDSLSYEEAALVEPFSVGIHAAARTGLQPGSTIAIMGMGPVGLMAVAAAKAYGAAQIIVTDLEPLRLDAAKRLGATHAVNIREQDPLQAVKEITGGRGVDVAWETAGNPKALQSALGSLRRGGKLAIVGLPAQDEIPLNVPFIADNEVDIYGIFRYANTYPKGIRFLSSGIVDAKSLITDRFALEQTQEAMERALNHKSECLKVIVYPNGLLQGE; the protein is encoded by the coding sequence ATGAAGATGGCAGAGCATGAACTTCCGAAGACAATGAAGGCGGCGGTCATGCACCGCACGCGGTCGATCGTGATCGAAGAGGTGCCCCTTCCGGAGATCGGACCGCACGAGGTGCTGGTCAAAGTCATGGCCGTCGGCATTTGCGGCTCCGATCTGCACTATTATTCGCACGGCCGGATCGGCCCGTATGTCATGGAGGGGCCCTTCATCCTCGGGCATGAATGCGCCGGCGACGTTGCGGCGGTGGGGTCTGCGGTCAGCCGGTTTGCGGCTGGGGACCGGGTGGCCGTCGAGCCGGGCGTCACCTGCGGACGCTGCGAAGCCTGCAAGGCGGGCCGCTACAACCTGTGTCCGGGCGTCGAATTCCTGGCGACGCCTCCTTATGACGGGGCTTTCGTGCAGTATATCAAAATCCGCGAGGACTTCCTCTTCCCGATCCCGGACAGCCTCTCTTACGAAGAGGCCGCACTGGTGGAGCCGTTCTCGGTCGGCATCCATGCGGCGGCCCGTACGGGGCTCCAGCCGGGCTCGACCATCGCGATCATGGGCATGGGGCCGGTCGGTCTCATGGCTGTGGCGGCGGCCAAAGCTTACGGGGCGGCGCAGATTATCGTGACCGACCTGGAGCCGCTGCGCCTGGACGCGGCGAAGCGGCTCGGCGCCACCCATGCCGTCAACATCCGCGAGCAGGATCCGCTCCAAGCGGTCAAGGAGATCACGGGCGGCCGGGGCGTCGATGTCGCCTGGGAGACGGCCGGCAACCCGAAGGCGCTGCAGTCCGCGCTGGGGTCGCTCCGCCGGGGCGGGAAGCTCGCCATTGTCGGACTCCCCGCGCAGGATGAGATCCCGCTCAACGTGCCGTTTATTGCGGACAACGAAGTCGATATCTACGGGATCTTCCGCTATGCGAATACGTACCCGAAGGGGATCCGCTTCTTGTCTTCGGGCATCGTCGATGCGAAGAGCCTGATCACGGACCGCTTCGCGCTGGAGCAGACGCAGGAAGCGATGGAACGGGCGCTGAACCACAAGAGCGAGTGCCTGAAGGTGATCGTGTATCCGAACGGTCTGCTGCAGGGCGAATGA
- a CDS encoding low temperature requirement protein A: MKKLPSQAGLFRTRGQSDSGKVSFIELFFDLVFVFAVTQLSHSLLDNLTIGGLIQLVLLSMAVWWVWIFTAWVINWLNPETLPVRLMLLALMLLGLVMSASIPEAFGASGLYFAAAYTLFQVGRTAFTVWMFRRGQKELRINFIRILLWLSLSGIFWIAGGAAEDTSRLALWIAALLIEYAAPSLGFWVPRLGRTPTAVWDVEGSHMAERCGLFIIIALGESILLTGATFSGLAWTTLTMAAFACAFLITAALWWIYFDAAAKTGHHYIAHSSDPGRVARSAYTYTHLLLVTGIIVTAVAAELLLAHPTGHTDPVAAAVMLGGPGLFLLGSALFMHNVVGAVPSPYLSGFLVLLLLFPFAGMLSPLLLSVLAAVVLIVVCVWGHAFSERLCRVKSSTVNKQADTSVM; this comes from the coding sequence ATGAAAAAACTGCCTTCGCAAGCCGGTTTGTTTCGCACCAGAGGTCAGAGCGACTCCGGCAAAGTATCCTTTATTGAATTATTCTTTGATCTGGTGTTTGTCTTTGCAGTCACCCAGCTCTCCCATTCTCTCCTCGACAACTTAACGATAGGCGGATTGATACAGCTGGTGCTTCTCTCGATGGCCGTATGGTGGGTGTGGATCTTCACGGCCTGGGTGATCAACTGGCTGAACCCGGAGACGCTGCCGGTTCGTCTCATGCTCCTCGCCCTGATGCTGCTCGGTCTCGTCATGTCGGCCTCCATTCCCGAAGCCTTCGGGGCCTCGGGACTTTACTTCGCGGCCGCGTATACGCTCTTTCAGGTCGGACGGACCGCCTTCACGGTCTGGATGTTCCGCAGGGGCCAGAAGGAGCTCCGGATCAATTTTATCCGCATTCTACTCTGGCTGAGCTTGTCGGGGATCTTCTGGATCGCCGGAGGCGCCGCCGAGGATACTTCCAGGCTGGCTTTATGGATTGCAGCACTCCTGATTGAATATGCCGCCCCTTCCCTCGGCTTCTGGGTGCCGCGTCTCGGCCGGACGCCCACCGCCGTCTGGGATGTGGAGGGATCTCATATGGCGGAGCGATGCGGCCTCTTTATCATTATTGCACTAGGAGAATCCATCTTATTGACAGGTGCGACGTTCTCCGGTTTGGCGTGGACTACTCTCACGATGGCCGCCTTCGCATGCGCCTTCCTGATCACGGCTGCCTTGTGGTGGATTTACTTTGATGCGGCCGCCAAGACCGGACATCATTATATCGCGCACTCCTCCGACCCGGGGAGGGTGGCCCGGTCCGCCTATACTTATACCCATCTGCTGCTCGTGACAGGCATCATCGTAACCGCCGTTGCCGCTGAACTGCTTCTTGCGCATCCGACAGGCCATACCGACCCCGTAGCTGCGGCTGTGATGCTTGGCGGGCCGGGGCTGTTCCTGTTAGGCAGCGCCCTCTTCATGCACAATGTCGTCGGCGCGGTTCCTTCTCCTTATCTCAGCGGGTTTCTCGTTCTCCTGCTGCTTTTCCCTTTCGCCGGTATGCTGTCGCCGCTGCTTCTATCCGTTCTGGCTGCCGTCGTGCTCATCGTGGTCTGCGTATGGGGGCACGCATTCTCGGAGCGTCTATGCCGGGTGAAGTCCTCCACCGTGAACAAGCAGGCGGACACCTCCGTGATGTAG
- a CDS encoding benzoate/H(+) symporter BenE family transporter, which yields MQNAAAGLMSALMACTAGAVMLVQAADAAGMTREHLLSWILIVYLTGGALNLALSLKYKLPFAGAHSITAAAFLSSVVAGYPPGELAGSFMMAGALIAVLGVTGLFARIMEAIPRSLIDAMLAGLVLPYVLKVVPSVTGLPLAGGLALLGYFLAPRVVKNLPPFIGALGLGLAGLLLGHSLPAAAPADSLSWPEVSLPVFTWSGLLAVAIPVAFLVLGNDIAVALAALRKNGYQAPVNRVILVSGLGTLFVGFLGGHAVSIGGMMTSLCSGRDAGAPQSRYKAAVICSVLVAFFGLFAWLAVGLIERLPPAFVSLMTGLSLAGILLNSIRSALSQSAYRLSSLLAFAVAASGVTWAGISSPVWALIIGLGVSRALQEGRAGRTTQQSRGA from the coding sequence ATCCAGAACGCAGCCGCCGGACTCATGTCCGCTTTGATGGCATGCACGGCGGGGGCCGTCATGCTGGTACAGGCAGCCGATGCGGCGGGGATGACCCGGGAGCACCTGCTGTCCTGGATTCTGATCGTCTATCTGACGGGCGGGGCTCTGAATCTCGCTCTTTCCTTGAAGTATAAGCTCCCCTTTGCCGGCGCGCATTCGATTACGGCGGCCGCCTTCTTGAGTTCTGTCGTAGCGGGGTATCCGCCTGGGGAATTGGCAGGGAGTTTCATGATGGCCGGCGCCCTGATTGCCGTCCTCGGGGTTACGGGGCTGTTCGCCCGGATCATGGAAGCCATTCCCCGGTCGCTCATCGACGCCATGCTGGCGGGACTGGTGCTTCCCTATGTCCTGAAGGTGGTCCCTTCGGTAACCGGGCTTCCCCTGGCCGGCGGCTTGGCTCTGCTGGGCTACTTCCTCGCCCCACGGGTTGTAAAGAACCTGCCTCCGTTCATCGGAGCCTTGGGGCTCGGTCTGGCCGGACTGCTGCTGGGGCATTCTCTGCCGGCCGCTGCACCTGCGGATTCCCTGTCCTGGCCGGAGGTAAGCCTGCCCGTGTTTACCTGGAGCGGCCTGCTGGCCGTTGCCATTCCGGTGGCCTTCCTCGTGCTGGGCAATGATATCGCCGTCGCGCTGGCCGCGCTCCGGAAGAACGGATACCAGGCTCCCGTAAACCGGGTCATTCTGGTGTCGGGACTCGGCACGCTGTTCGTCGGGTTCCTCGGAGGTCATGCGGTGAGCATCGGGGGGATGATGACCTCCCTATGCAGCGGACGTGATGCCGGTGCCCCGCAGTCGCGTTACAAAGCGGCTGTGATCTGCAGTGTGCTCGTCGCTTTCTTCGGACTCTTCGCCTGGTTAGCCGTAGGCCTCATCGAGCGGCTGCCGCCTGCGTTCGTCTCCCTGATGACCGGGCTTTCCCTTGCCGGGATTCTGCTGAACAGTATCCGCTCAGCGTTATCCCAGTCCGCTTACCGGCTGTCGTCGCTCCTCGCCTTCGCAGTCGCCGCCTCCGGCGTAACCTGGGCCGGCATCTCCTCACCCGTATGGGCCTTGATCATAGGCCTCGGAGTCTCCAGAGCCCTGCAGGAAGGAAGGGCCGGCCGTACAACACAGCAAAGCCGCGGGGCATGA
- a CDS encoding NAD(P)-dependent oxidoreductase encodes MRIGIIGAAGKAGAAIAREAVSRGHEVTAIVRNASKAQGLQAAIVEKDIFDLTAGDLQGFDVVVNAFGAAPGQEHQHVEAGRVLIEAIKGAPGTRLIVVGGAGSLYVDEAKTTRLLDTPQFPKEYFATASNQGRNLEDLQQEKDLPWTFVSPAAFFNPEGKRTGAYRKGKDHFMVNDKGDSYVSYADYAVAILDETENPQHIQERFTVVSEAE; translated from the coding sequence ATGAGAATCGGAATTATCGGAGCAGCCGGCAAAGCGGGAGCGGCGATTGCCAGGGAAGCGGTGAGCCGCGGACACGAAGTGACGGCCATCGTAAGAAATGCGTCCAAGGCACAGGGCTTGCAGGCAGCGATCGTGGAGAAAGATATATTCGACCTGACGGCAGGCGATCTACAGGGCTTCGACGTTGTCGTGAATGCTTTCGGTGCCGCACCCGGACAGGAGCACCAGCACGTGGAAGCGGGCCGAGTTCTGATCGAAGCGATCAAAGGAGCTCCCGGCACCCGCCTGATCGTGGTCGGGGGAGCAGGCAGCCTCTATGTCGATGAAGCGAAGACAACCCGGCTGCTGGACACGCCGCAGTTCCCTAAGGAATACTTCGCAACGGCATCCAATCAAGGCAGGAATCTCGAGGACCTGCAGCAGGAGAAGGATCTTCCTTGGACGTTCGTCAGTCCGGCGGCTTTCTTCAACCCGGAAGGCAAGCGTACGGGAGCTTACCGCAAGGGCAAGGACCACTTTATGGTCAATGATAAAGGAGACAGCTATGTAAGCTATGCCGATTATGCGGTCGCGATTCTGGATGAGACGGAGAATCCCCAGCATATTCAGGAGAGGTTTACCGTTGTTTCGGAAGCGGAATAA